A genome region from Tolypothrix sp. PCC 7712 includes the following:
- a CDS encoding DUF1636 family protein codes for MNNKQHTLFVCTTCASVWQDGKRVGESGGHLLLQQLQQLAQDWELQNQFSIQGVECMSACSHACVIAFQAQEKLTYLFGNLAVDDNASAILQCAIQYYTNPNGLLPWSERPEALKTGILAKIPPLSKWAKFHRNCC; via the coding sequence ATGAACAACAAACAACATACTTTATTCGTCTGCACAACCTGCGCTAGTGTGTGGCAAGATGGCAAGCGGGTTGGTGAAAGTGGCGGACATCTGCTATTACAGCAACTGCAACAACTTGCACAAGATTGGGAATTGCAAAATCAATTCTCCATTCAAGGTGTTGAATGTATGAGTGCTTGCAGTCATGCTTGCGTTATCGCCTTCCAAGCACAAGAGAAACTCACCTATCTTTTTGGCAATTTAGCAGTCGATGATAATGCATCTGCTATTCTGCAATGTGCTATTCAATACTACACAAACCCCAATGGTTTACTACCTTGGTCAGAACGTCCAGAAGCTTTAAAAACAGGCATCTTAGCTAAAATACCACCCCTCAGTAAATGGGCAAAATTCCACCGTAATTGCTGTTAG
- a CDS encoding GAF domain-containing protein: MTLNSTSTENEILLSSTELQAQLEQQKALANVIVRIRESLDLETIFQTTVTAVLQLLNADRVAVFQFNHQIEWEGEFVCEAIAPGWDSIIGTKVHSNCFGEHFATQYQQGQVQAVTDIYDAGFNNCYVEIFSQFQVRANLVVPLLQEQEVWGLLCIHQCNEPRYWKESDIEFICQIANHLTVAIQQAKHLREAQLQAAKLAQAAQRDQVIAQIVDKIRSPLDIESIFAMTTLEIRQLLQADRVAIFRFNADWSGKFVAESFAEGWIPLVGVETAIADTYLQQNQGGRYINNETFTINDIYQAGLSDCHVALLEQFQAKAFATAPILQGDKLWGIIGAYQNSSPRRWQSYEVESLTKISTQIGLALRHHQLFAQAQYQAEQQKTLTSVITRIRESLDLDVIFQTTVTQVRQMLQADRVAVFCFDSQKDSQGEFISEDVAANWESIIAAKTSDNSFGEQFTTYYQQGKVKAIADIFTEGLSEAHLAILSKFQVRAQLVVPLLKRGTLWGLLCVHQCRNPRNWQASEIEFVSQIGENLGVALRHNELLLEARYQTEQQKTLTGVIARIRESLDLEKIFQTSVSEVRQLLKASRVGVFRFDPLSDWAGEFIYEDVAPDFISAIKEKVYDHCFSEQFASLYAQGRVNTVADIYQEKFKDCYIKILARFQVRANMVAPLLKQGELWGLLCIHQCDAPRNWQTSEIEFVSQIAEQLGVALKQDSYLKQFQMQAVQLAEAKEREKAMERQKLLAATIDKIRQSLDIQTIFKTTTQAVLELLEVERIAIYRFNSDWSGKFVADSFKDGWKPMTQAQPMIIEDFASTDDDNELPRNETFVPIRQGEKLWGLLVAYQNSQPRYWKDEEINLLAQVGVQLGIALQQGELLEQTKRQTLELTQALQELKQTQSRLIQGEKMAGLGQLIAGVAHEINNPVTFISGNLVHLNEYTDELLKVVNLYWQHDSLFPEIQKQINRKELEFIIKDLPKTIDSMKIGTDRIDQIVLSLRNFSRTDEGELKLVDIHEGLDSTLLILGHRFKNHKERPPISIVKEYGILPLVECYPAQINQVIMNLLSNSVDALEEKFKNINKRYLHSSIEPPNTPLNIWISTQTLNSHIVIKIADNGLGIPEEIRTRIFEPFFTTKEVGKGTGLGLSISYQIVVEKHHGQLRCSSQPGQGTEFVIEIPIKH; the protein is encoded by the coding sequence ATGACACTTAATTCAACTTCCACGGAAAATGAAATTCTATTGTCAAGTACTGAACTGCAAGCACAACTAGAGCAACAGAAAGCCTTAGCCAATGTCATTGTGCGAATTCGGGAGTCACTTGACCTAGAAACAATTTTTCAAACTACTGTGACAGCAGTGCTGCAATTACTGAATGCAGACCGTGTAGCAGTATTCCAGTTTAATCATCAAATAGAGTGGGAAGGTGAATTCGTTTGTGAAGCGATCGCACCTGGCTGGGACTCGATAATCGGAACTAAAGTACATAGCAATTGTTTTGGAGAACACTTTGCTACTCAGTATCAACAAGGACAGGTGCAAGCCGTTACTGATATTTATGATGCTGGATTCAATAATTGCTATGTAGAAATTTTTAGTCAATTTCAGGTACGCGCTAACTTGGTTGTGCCGTTATTACAGGAGCAAGAAGTGTGGGGCTTGCTTTGTATTCATCAGTGCAATGAGCCTCGTTACTGGAAAGAATCGGACATTGAATTTATTTGCCAAATTGCCAATCATTTAACTGTTGCAATTCAACAAGCAAAACACTTGCGTGAAGCACAATTACAAGCTGCAAAATTAGCACAAGCAGCCCAACGCGATCAGGTAATTGCTCAGATTGTCGATAAAATTCGTTCCCCCTTGGATATCGAAAGCATCTTTGCAATGACAACACTAGAAATCCGCCAGCTGCTGCAAGCTGACAGAGTCGCAATCTTTCGCTTCAATGCCGATTGGAGTGGTAAATTTGTGGCGGAATCATTTGCGGAAGGCTGGATACCTTTAGTGGGTGTAGAAACTGCGATCGCGGATACTTATTTACAGCAAAATCAAGGCGGACGCTACATTAACAACGAAACATTTACCATTAATGATATTTATCAAGCAGGATTATCTGATTGTCACGTTGCGCTGTTAGAACAATTTCAAGCAAAAGCTTTTGCTACTGCTCCCATTCTCCAAGGAGATAAATTATGGGGAATCATTGGCGCTTATCAAAATTCCTCACCCAGACGCTGGCAATCTTACGAAGTGGAATCGCTAACCAAAATCAGTACACAAATTGGGTTAGCCTTACGACATCATCAGTTATTTGCCCAAGCTCAATATCAAGCAGAGCAACAAAAAACATTAACCAGCGTTATTACCCGCATTCGCGAATCTTTGGATTTAGATGTCATCTTCCAGACTACAGTTACACAAGTGCGGCAAATGCTGCAAGCAGATAGAGTAGCAGTCTTTTGTTTTGATTCGCAAAAAGATTCCCAAGGAGAATTTATTTCTGAGGATGTTGCAGCGAACTGGGAATCAATAATCGCTGCTAAAACCTCCGACAATTCCTTTGGAGAACAATTTACGACTTATTATCAACAAGGAAAAGTCAAAGCGATCGCGGATATTTTCACAGAGGGATTAAGTGAAGCTCATCTAGCAATTCTCAGCAAATTTCAGGTGCGCGCTCAACTGGTAGTTCCTTTACTCAAACGAGGCACTTTATGGGGCTTACTGTGTGTGCATCAATGTCGTAATCCGCGCAATTGGCAAGCTTCAGAAATTGAATTTGTCAGCCAAATTGGGGAAAATTTAGGAGTCGCTTTACGACATAACGAACTTTTATTAGAAGCAAGATACCAAACAGAACAGCAAAAAACATTAACTGGTGTAATTGCCAGAATTCGTGAATCTTTAGATTTAGAGAAAATCTTTCAAACTTCTGTTAGCGAAGTGCGACAACTGCTAAAAGCTAGCCGAGTTGGTGTTTTCCGCTTCGATCCTTTATCAGATTGGGCAGGAGAATTTATCTACGAAGATGTAGCTCCCGATTTTATTTCTGCAATCAAAGAAAAAGTTTATGATCATTGTTTTAGCGAACAATTTGCTTCCCTTTACGCCCAAGGTCGAGTTAATACAGTTGCAGATATTTATCAAGAAAAATTTAAAGACTGCTATATCAAAATCTTAGCCAGATTCCAAGTGCGTGCCAATATGGTTGCACCTCTGTTAAAGCAAGGTGAACTCTGGGGATTACTTTGCATTCATCAATGTGACGCACCTCGCAATTGGCAAACTTCAGAAATTGAATTTGTCAGTCAAATAGCCGAACAATTAGGAGTAGCCTTAAAACAAGATTCTTATTTAAAGCAGTTTCAAATGCAAGCAGTTCAGTTAGCAGAAGCTAAAGAACGAGAAAAAGCTATGGAAAGGCAAAAATTGCTAGCTGCAACTATTGATAAAATTCGGCAATCTCTCGATATTCAAACTATTTTTAAAACTACTACTCAAGCAGTTCTCGAGTTACTAGAAGTTGAGCGGATTGCTATCTACCGCTTTAACTCAGATTGGAGTGGTAAATTTGTAGCCGATTCTTTCAAGGATGGTTGGAAACCGATGACACAAGCCCAACCAATGATCATCGAAGACTTTGCTAGTACTGATGACGATAATGAACTTCCTCGTAACGAAACTTTTGTGCCGATTCGTCAAGGAGAAAAATTATGGGGATTATTAGTTGCTTATCAAAATTCCCAACCCCGTTATTGGAAAGATGAAGAAATTAATTTACTGGCGCAAGTAGGCGTGCAATTAGGGATTGCACTTCAACAAGGAGAATTACTTGAGCAAACCAAACGTCAAACTTTAGAATTAACTCAAGCTCTACAGGAATTAAAACAAACTCAATCGCGTTTAATTCAAGGCGAAAAAATGGCTGGTTTAGGGCAATTAATTGCTGGAGTTGCTCATGAAATAAACAATCCTGTAACTTTTATTTCTGGTAATCTTGTACATTTAAATGAGTATACTGACGAACTCTTGAAAGTTGTCAATCTTTATTGGCAACATGATTCATTATTTCCAGAGATTCAGAAACAAATTAATCGTAAAGAATTGGAATTTATCATCAAAGATTTACCCAAAACTATCGATTCAATGAAGATAGGCACCGACAGAATCGACCAGATTGTACTATCATTGCGAAACTTCTCGCGTACAGATGAAGGTGAATTGAAGTTAGTCGATATTCATGAAGGCTTAGATAGTACTTTGCTCATCTTAGGACATCGCTTCAAAAATCATAAAGAGCGCCCACCAATTTCTATTGTGAAAGAATATGGCATTTTACCTTTAGTTGAATGCTATCCCGCGCAAATCAATCAAGTGATAATGAATCTCTTGAGTAATAGCGTTGATGCTTTAGAAGAAAAATTTAAAAACATAAATAAGAGATATTTACATTCATCAATAGAGCCTCCAAATACTCCTTTAAATATTTGGATTAGTACGCAAACCTTAAATAGCCACATTGTCATTAAAATAGCTGATAATGGCTTAGGCATTCCCGAAGAAATCAGAACTCGTATTTTTGAACCATTTTTTACTACAAAAGAAGTAGGGAAAGGTACAGGCTTGGGGTTATCTATCAGCTATCAAATAGTAGTTGAAAAACATCATGGTCAGCTTAGATGTTCTTCCCAACCCGGACAAGGTACAGAATTTGTGATTGAAATTCCGATTAAACATTAA
- a CDS encoding IS701 family transposase, with the protein MVQPRPAAPTVKFVDEYCQWYKSLFPDVRSFEAFKYLHVGCISDLKRKTLPEIAKIVGLDNQQGLHHFLTTSPWDIEKLRTLRLELILQVLKGRPIILIIDETGDKKKGSKTDYVKRQYIGNLGKTDNGIVAVTVYGVFCGMTFPLLFEVYKPRERLQAGDKYRTKPEIAAILIKKLQSMGFKFNLVLADSLYGESGKNFISVLDELNLNYIVAIRSNHYVEILPRQHIQYLKWQKFQRVFSDLSRENRFIREIIPGKRGELRYWQITTDPENLPDNTTWYVMSKYPDITPREVGNFYGLRTWVEYGLKQSKNELGWSDFRLTHYPDIERWWEIICSAYLMVSLHSEQLFQSPSQRESKFVSHPWWDNGNGWKNILNNLRLIIQPFTLFNLIYPWLTVFPIPQLALGFFKLQSIIYSLTSSIFISLIHPDFYFSSA; encoded by the coding sequence ATGGTACAGCCCCGTCCAGCCGCACCAACAGTCAAATTTGTGGACGAATATTGCCAGTGGTATAAAAGTCTGTTTCCAGATGTTAGGAGTTTCGAGGCTTTTAAATATCTCCATGTAGGCTGCATTTCTGATCTAAAACGTAAAACATTGCCAGAAATAGCAAAAATCGTAGGATTAGATAACCAGCAAGGGTTGCATCATTTTCTAACTACATCACCTTGGGATATAGAAAAGTTAAGAACCTTAAGGTTAGAGTTAATTTTACAAGTGCTAAAAGGTAGACCAATCATTTTAATTATTGATGAGACAGGGGATAAAAAGAAAGGGAGCAAGACAGATTATGTGAAACGGCAGTATATAGGAAATTTGGGAAAAACAGATAATGGAATTGTGGCAGTGACAGTATATGGTGTTTTCTGTGGGATGACATTTCCATTACTGTTTGAAGTGTATAAACCCAGGGAAAGATTACAGGCAGGAGATAAGTACCGCACTAAACCAGAAATAGCAGCAATACTGATAAAAAAGCTACAATCAATGGGTTTTAAATTCAACTTAGTACTTGCAGATAGCTTATATGGAGAGAGTGGTAAGAATTTCATATCTGTATTAGATGAACTAAACTTGAACTATATAGTAGCGATTCGGTCAAATCATTATGTAGAAATACTTCCACGACAACATATTCAATATTTAAAGTGGCAGAAGTTTCAAAGGGTATTCTCTGACTTGAGTCGGGAAAATCGATTTATTAGAGAAATTATTCCGGGAAAACGTGGAGAACTTAGATATTGGCAAATTACTACAGATCCAGAAAATTTGCCTGATAACACTACTTGGTATGTGATGAGTAAATATCCAGACATTACGCCAAGAGAAGTTGGAAATTTTTACGGTTTAAGAACTTGGGTCGAGTACGGGTTAAAACAAAGTAAGAATGAATTAGGTTGGTCAGATTTTCGCCTGACTCACTACCCAGATATTGAGCGATGGTGGGAAATTATTTGCAGTGCTTATTTAATGGTTAGTCTGCATTCGGAGCAACTGTTTCAGTCTCCATCACAACGAGAGTCAAAATTTGTTTCACATCCTTGGTGGGATAATGGAAATGGCTGGAAGAACATTCTTAACAATCTTCGTTTGATTATTCAACCTTTTACTTTATTTAATCTGATATATCCCTGGTTAACGGTTTTTCCTATTCCTCAATTAGCTTTGGGTTTTTTTAAACTTCAATCTATTATTTATAGCCTCACCAGTTCAATTTTTATATCCCTGATTCACCCTGATTTCTACTTTTCCTCTGCCTAG
- a CDS encoding metallophosphoesterase, protein MRLISEPPIPVKIQKMQERVRWLHPQIVQRGIDQTSMVVDDNQDENPEFSFMVIGDSGTKSHFGYHPQRQVAELMLAHQDDCRFVLHTGDVIYVVGSHEYYPANFIEPYREFLVGGENPEKIAYDRMVFNLPFLPVLGNHDYYDVPLMYRLLTGSTLRLRRMLRYKDFEIGWHGSNQGDAYSRAFLDYLAAVPSPEELTQHLDSHYTAKTDNGRCLRYQPGVFTRIPNRYYTYRYGGIDFFALDSNTFNEPSPLPTTQEGELYRRELQKRRQQIDQEEVQILEMSDRLNADNPEEAEQLDDLSAKLDQINEVKIDIEKQLASHSAPKIDFEQLDWLRSRLIESWNNPEVRGRIVYLHHPPYVTEATKWHQAQTLAVRHRLRWVFEQVAQSLGSVVKERPLVDLILSGHAHCLEYLRTVDTGYADSHINYIISGGSGRRPRRQRSEGTELEETFTDSAGSSTRKVADSLLYVGRTGYSSQKRLPYSCVRIDVHNGTPLKFTVKPLVAERVGEYWFNSQFDPFVI, encoded by the coding sequence ATGAGATTGATATCCGAACCACCAATTCCCGTAAAAATTCAAAAAATGCAGGAACGGGTGCGTTGGCTTCATCCCCAAATTGTGCAGCGAGGAATCGACCAAACCAGTATGGTTGTGGACGATAACCAGGATGAGAATCCAGAATTTTCTTTTATGGTTATCGGTGATAGCGGGACAAAATCCCATTTCGGATACCATCCCCAACGACAAGTAGCCGAACTCATGCTTGCTCATCAGGATGATTGCCGTTTTGTGTTACACACTGGTGATGTCATTTATGTGGTGGGTTCCCATGAATATTACCCGGCAAATTTTATCGAACCTTACCGGGAATTTTTGGTAGGTGGAGAAAATCCCGAGAAAATTGCCTACGATCGTATGGTGTTTAATCTGCCATTTCTGCCAGTACTAGGCAATCACGATTACTATGATGTGCCTTTGATGTACCGTCTGCTGACAGGTAGCACATTACGGCTACGGCGGATGCTACGTTACAAAGATTTTGAAATAGGTTGGCATGGTTCTAATCAAGGTGATGCATATTCACGGGCTTTTCTCGATTATCTTGCAGCAGTCCCATCTCCCGAAGAATTAACGCAGCACTTAGACAGTCACTATACTGCTAAAACCGACAATGGGCGATGTTTGCGTTATCAACCAGGCGTTTTTACCCGCATACCCAACCGCTACTACACTTATAGATATGGCGGTATAGATTTTTTTGCGCTTGATTCCAACACCTTTAACGAACCTTCGCCTTTACCTACCACCCAAGAGGGGGAACTTTATCGCCGGGAATTGCAGAAGCGTCGCCAGCAAATCGATCAAGAAGAAGTGCAGATTTTGGAAATGAGCGATCGCCTCAATGCAGATAACCCTGAGGAAGCGGAACAGCTAGACGACCTCAGTGCTAAATTAGACCAAATCAATGAAGTCAAAATTGACATTGAAAAGCAACTTGCATCCCACAGCGCACCCAAGATTGACTTTGAACAACTAGACTGGTTGCGTAGTCGGCTGATTGAATCTTGGAATAACCCCGAGGTGCGCGGACGGATCGTTTATCTCCACCATCCCCCATACGTGACAGAAGCTACTAAGTGGCATCAAGCCCAAACCTTAGCAGTACGCCATCGCTTGCGTTGGGTATTTGAACAAGTAGCCCAAAGCCTTGGTTCTGTAGTTAAAGAGCGTCCGCTAGTAGATTTAATCCTCAGTGGTCATGCTCACTGTCTAGAATATCTCCGCACCGTTGACACTGGCTATGCTGACTCTCATATCAACTACATTATCTCCGGTGGTAGTGGTCGTCGTCCCCGCCGTCAGCGCTCGGAGGGAACAGAACTCGAGGAGACATTTACTGACAGTGCAGGTAGTTCAACCCGCAAAGTTGCTGATTCGTTGTTATATGTAGGACGCACTGGCTACAGTTCGCAAAAGCGGTTACCTTATTCATGTGTGCGGATTGATGTTCATAATGGCACCCCACTTAAATTTACAGTCAAACCATTAGTAGCAGAGCGCGTTGGTGAATATTGGTTTAATAGTCAATTTGACCCGTTTGTAATTTAA
- a CDS encoding M15 family metallopeptidase, which translates to MINRWWKFLILIICIFFLAVACNEAKVANNNAIANSSNQPKQVISPSASPTSETDLNEQTAITPADARLVDIQSINKNIVLDIRYATPNNFLKKKLYPEARCVLRYGAAKQLSLVQQDLAKNKLSLKVYDCYRPLSVQKEMWKILPDERYVGNPAKGSRHNRGAAVDLTLIDSNGKELEMPSAFDAFTPASHRDYSGGSVQSRKNRQILEDAMRKRGFTGLATEWWHFDAPDWDKYAVMDAPFNKIPRK; encoded by the coding sequence ATGATTAATCGCTGGTGGAAATTTCTCATTTTAATAATATGTATATTCTTTTTAGCAGTTGCTTGCAATGAAGCTAAAGTAGCTAACAACAATGCCATTGCTAACTCCTCAAATCAACCAAAACAAGTAATTTCGCCTAGCGCTTCGCCAACTTCAGAAACAGATTTAAATGAACAAACTGCCATCACTCCAGCAGATGCAAGGCTAGTTGATATTCAATCAATCAATAAAAATATTGTGCTGGATATTCGTTATGCCACACCTAATAACTTTTTGAAAAAGAAGTTATATCCTGAAGCTAGATGTGTATTACGCTATGGAGCCGCGAAACAACTCTCATTAGTACAACAAGATTTAGCTAAAAATAAATTAAGTTTAAAAGTTTATGATTGCTATAGACCACTTTCCGTACAAAAAGAAATGTGGAAAATCCTACCTGATGAAAGATATGTAGGTAATCCTGCTAAAGGTTCTCGACATAATCGCGGTGCAGCAGTAGATTTAACATTAATTGATAGCAATGGCAAAGAATTAGAAATGCCTAGCGCCTTTGATGCTTTTACACCAGCTTCCCATAGAGATTATAGTGGCGGCAGCGTTCAATCTCGCAAAAATCGTCAAATACTAGAAGACGCAATGCGAAAGCGAGGATTTACAGGTTTAGCAACAGAATGGTGGCACTTTGATGCACCAGATTGGGATAAATATGCTGTGATGGATGCGCCGTTTAATAAGATTCCGAGGAAGTAG
- a CDS encoding ABC transporter ATP-binding protein, whose amino-acid sequence MKSKKNRNTLRQSLAVFRYSGRAIGLVWTTSRALTIILATLTLVAGLLPAAIAYIGKLIVDAVVLSAQAGADGDISRPLMYVGLEAIAVIVLAGSQRGLTICQSLLRALLGQRVNLLILEKSLTLDLKYFEDSEFYDKLLNARREASVRPLSLVNRTFGLVQNALSLVTYGILLVKFSVWAVIVLVLAAMPAFIGETKFAGEAFRLFSWRAPETRQQHYLENLLAREDFVTEVKLYQLGEMLLGRYRQLFNNLYGEDRNLTLRRGWWGYLLSLVSTTAFYLAYGWIVIETVLGKISLGDMTMYLTVFRQGQSTFSAALTSIGGMYEDNLYLSNLYDFLEEQTPQPWGTATKGINPKDGIRFENVSFTYPGNLKPALQNISLHLKPGEKLAIVGENGSGKTTLIKLLTRLYTPDAGRITLDGLDLQEWDVEVLRRRIGVIFQNFVRYQFTVGENIGVGDVEYLEDTNRWQKAAQKGMAQPFIHQLPNSFQTQLGRWFKGGQELSGGQWQKIALSRAFMRSRADILVLDEPTSAMDAQAEYEIFNHFRTVTKNQMVFLISHRFSTVRMADNIMVIESGKVVEQGTHEELLAAGGQYAKLFLLQAAGYQ is encoded by the coding sequence ATGAAGAGCAAAAAGAACCGAAACACTCTGCGGCAATCACTGGCAGTTTTCCGTTATAGCGGACGAGCTATTGGCTTGGTTTGGACTACTAGCCGTGCTTTGACGATTATTCTGGCTACTTTAACTTTAGTCGCTGGTCTTTTACCAGCTGCGATCGCTTACATTGGTAAGTTAATTGTGGATGCGGTGGTATTATCTGCCCAAGCTGGTGCAGATGGCGATATTTCTCGTCCTTTAATGTATGTAGGATTAGAAGCGATCGCGGTCATTGTATTAGCTGGTAGTCAACGGGGTTTGACTATTTGTCAATCGCTGTTGCGGGCGCTACTAGGTCAGCGAGTAAATTTACTGATTTTAGAAAAGTCTCTCACTCTCGATTTAAAGTATTTTGAAGACTCGGAATTTTATGACAAGCTACTGAATGCGCGGCGAGAAGCTTCAGTTCGACCGCTTTCTTTAGTTAACCGCACCTTTGGGCTAGTACAAAATGCCCTTTCGCTGGTAACTTACGGTATCTTGCTAGTGAAGTTTTCTGTATGGGCAGTAATAGTGTTAGTTTTAGCAGCTATGCCTGCATTTATTGGCGAAACAAAATTTGCTGGTGAAGCATTCCGTCTATTTAGTTGGCGTGCGCCAGAAACCCGCCAACAACATTATTTAGAAAATCTTTTGGCGAGAGAAGATTTTGTTACCGAAGTTAAACTTTATCAATTAGGAGAAATGCTTCTAGGGCGTTATCGCCAGCTATTTAATAACCTTTATGGTGAAGACCGTAATTTAACTTTGCGGAGGGGATGGTGGGGTTATCTTTTGAGTTTGGTAAGTACAACGGCCTTCTATTTAGCATACGGTTGGATTGTTATTGAAACAGTATTAGGTAAAATTTCCTTGGGAGATATGACGATGTATCTCACAGTTTTTCGCCAAGGACAATCGACTTTTTCTGCTGCTTTAACTTCCATTGGGGGAATGTACGAAGATAATCTTTATCTTTCCAACCTTTATGATTTTTTAGAAGAGCAAACACCACAACCTTGGGGTACAGCTACCAAAGGTATAAATCCCAAAGATGGAATCAGATTTGAGAATGTATCTTTTACTTATCCAGGGAATTTAAAACCTGCATTGCAGAATATTTCTCTACATTTAAAGCCAGGAGAAAAATTAGCAATTGTTGGGGAGAATGGTTCTGGTAAAACTACTTTAATTAAATTACTCACCCGACTTTACACCCCAGATGCCGGCAGAATCACCCTTGATGGTTTAGATTTGCAGGAATGGGATGTAGAAGTACTGCGTCGTCGAATTGGTGTGATTTTCCAAAACTTTGTCCGTTATCAATTCACCGTCGGAGAAAATATTGGTGTCGGTGATGTGGAATATTTAGAAGATACAAATCGCTGGCAAAAAGCTGCTCAAAAAGGCATGGCACAACCTTTTATTCACCAATTACCTAACAGTTTTCAAACTCAACTAGGGCGTTGGTTTAAAGGAGGGCAAGAATTATCCGGGGGACAGTGGCAAAAAATTGCTCTCTCCCGTGCTTTTATGCGAAGTCGCGCAGATATTTTGGTATTAGACGAACCAACATCAGCGATGGATGCTCAAGCTGAATATGAGATTTTCAATCATTTTCGTACTGTCACGAAAAATCAAATGGTATTTTTAATTTCTCATAGGTTTTCCACCGTTCGCATGGCTGACAATATTATGGTTATCGAAAGTGGCAAAGTTGTAGAACAAGGAACCCACGAAGAATTATTAGCTGCAGGCGGACAATATGCGAAGCTGTTTTTATTGCAAGCAGCCGGGTATCAGTAG
- a CDS encoding TIGR04376 family protein, which yields MGLFDDLSRFLENRLEEFLRNNPHLELEALLEQLREQEEDTLKLVADLQLQEKRSQEEILATAQEIQRWHIRVQKAKSAGREDLAAAAQEREAALLREGNQRWGHMQGLKERINQSKELLQKIQVRRQEVQAKATEAQTIRAKAQSQQRLETNGWSNSTSSYSSSFDDLEEKFRRWETQDELEKLKRQMGK from the coding sequence GTGGGCTTATTTGATGATTTAAGTCGGTTTTTAGAAAACCGTTTAGAAGAATTCTTGCGTAATAATCCACATTTGGAATTAGAAGCGCTGTTAGAACAGTTACGCGAGCAAGAGGAAGATACTTTAAAGCTAGTTGCAGATTTACAATTACAAGAGAAGCGATCGCAAGAGGAAATTTTAGCTACAGCTCAAGAAATCCAGCGTTGGCATATCCGTGTGCAAAAGGCGAAATCTGCTGGTAGAGAAGATTTAGCGGCGGCGGCGCAAGAGAGAGAAGCCGCTTTATTGCGCGAAGGTAACCAGCGTTGGGGACATATGCAAGGGTTAAAAGAACGCATTAACCAATCAAAAGAACTGCTACAAAAAATACAGGTGCGAAGGCAAGAAGTACAAGCCAAGGCAACCGAAGCACAGACAATACGTGCAAAAGCACAATCCCAACAGCGTTTAGAAACCAATGGCTGGTCAAATTCAACTAGTAGTTATTCCAGTAGTTTTGATGACTTAGAAGAAAAGTTTCGCCGCTGGGAAACTCAAGATGAGTTAGAAAAATTGAAACGTCAGATGGGGAAATAA